From the Temnothorax longispinosus isolate EJ_2023e chromosome 6, Tlon_JGU_v1, whole genome shotgun sequence genome, one window contains:
- the LOC139815275 gene encoding apyrase encodes MYALLLVSLLFQVCLGFTGRGLFYPGRSDLFELSIIHLNDFHARFEQTSSSSGSCQGHEKDCVGGIARVYTAVNQLVTERPNAIFLNAGDHFQGTLWYNIHRWNVTALFLNMLPHDAMTIGNHEFDNKIEGVVPFLKNVNAPVVVTNIDDSEEPTIQGLYKNSTIIERNGTKIGVIGVILSTTNLLSNTEKLKFLDEVETVNDEAKRLKEKGVDIIIVLSHCGLNVDRIMAANCPLIDVIVGGHSHTFLYSGPPPSIDAPADEYPVVVTQNETDRTVLIVQAAAFTKYLGNLTVWFDDQGEVVDWDGNPLLLDQSVEEDPEILEALKPWKEEVDRTALKKIGKTRVLLDRNCRYKECNMGNLITDAMVNAVVDDAKNKTHWTYAAVACSNSGGIRTSIEESEITYGDLIMVHPFENTWDTVELTGESIKKILEMKEILVWSGLKVTYKKINETRTVVDVKIRCQACEYPVFEDLVHDQWYRIVVPSFLINGGDGYHIFKDKSRNHKIGTLDIDHFMKYVTKMSPIFIGTERRITFVK; translated from the exons ATGTACGCGCTACTGTTGGTTTCATTGTTATTCCAAGTTTGTTTGGGATTCACCGGGCGAGGACTCTTTTATCCCGGTAGATCAGACCTGTTCGAGTTATcgataattcatttaaatgaCTTTCATGCTAG ATTCGAACAGACGAGCTCCTCTTCTGGGTCCTGCCAAGGTCACGAAAAGGACTGCGTGGGAGGTATTGCTAGAGTCTACACTGCAGTCAATCAGCTTGTGACGGAACGACCGAATGCGATTTTCCTGAATGCTGGTGATCATTTTCAGGGGACACTTTGGTATAATATCCATCGTTGGAACGTCACTGCCTTATTCTTGAATATGTTGCCACACGACGCTATG acgATCGGCAACCATGAGTTCGACAATAAAATTGAAGGCGTTGTTCCCTTTCTTAAAAATGTCAATGCACCAGTTGTAGTAACAAATATCGATGACAGCGAGGAGCCAACTATACAG GGTTTATATAAGAATAGTACAATTATCGAAAGAAATGGTACCAAAATCGGTGTCATTGGCGTCATTTTATCGACTACGAAC TTACTCTCGAATACGgagaaattaaagtttttggATGAGGTAGAGACAGTCAATGACGAAGCTAAGCGACTGAAGGAAAAGGGAGTAGACATTATTATAGTTCTAAGCCATTGTGGATTAAATGTGGACAGGATCATGGCTGCGAATTGTCCCTTGATCGATGTAATCGTCGGTGGTCATTCacatacatttctttatagtG gACCTCCGCCTTCTATCGATGCACCAGCGGATGAATATCCCGTGGTCGTGACGCAAAATGAAACAGATAGAACGGTCCTTATTGTTCAGGCAGCTGCTTTTACAAA gtATTTAGGTAATCTAACAGTATGGTTCGACGACCAAGGCGAGGTCGTCGATTGGGACGGAAATCCACTTCTTCTGGACCAATCCGTCGAAGAAG accCGGAAATCTTGGAAGCTTTGAAGCCATGGAAAGAGGAAGTGGATAGGAcggcgttaaaaaaaattggcaaGACCAGAGTTTTACTTGACCGCAATTGTCGTTATAAAGAATGCAATATGGGAAATCTTATAACTGACGCCATGGTGAATGCG GTTGTTGATGATgccaaaaataaaactcactgGACGTATGCCGCAGTGGCCTGCTCGAATTCAGGAGGAATTCGTACTTCCATTGAGGAATCTGAGATTACCTACGGTGATCTGATAATGGTTCACCCTTTTGAAAACACTTGGGACACTGTTGAACTAACTGGAGAATCCATTAAAAAA ATTctagaaatgaaagaaattctAGTCTGGTCCGGACTAAAAGttacttacaaaaaaattaatgaaacgcGAACTGTGGTCGATGTTAAAATTAG ATGCCAGGCTTGCGAGTATCCGGTATTCGAAGATTTGGTGCACGATCAATGGTATAGAATAGTGGTACCAAGTTTCTTAATAAACGGCGGAGATGGCTATcacatttttaaagataagaGTCGTAATCACAAAATTGGGACGCTCGATATAGACCACTTTATGAAATACGTAACAAAGATGAGTCCTATATTTATTGGAACTGAAAGACGAATCACTTTTGTAAAGTAG